A portion of the Oreochromis niloticus isolate F11D_XX linkage group LG10, O_niloticus_UMD_NMBU, whole genome shotgun sequence genome contains these proteins:
- the LOC100706766 gene encoding odorant receptor 131-2-like, giving the protein MSNVSQSYTNMSIEVQYQELLRVIIISTLSTVPSFIFLFINGTMLFTLRSKPVFRDTPRYILLYNLLFADTVQLAQSQVLFLLSIFRVKLPYPVCGFLSLLANLTTGISPLTLSVMPLERYVAVCYPLRYPTIITIRNTGAAIIVIWIISSLNDLTRLIFFFPFEILKHLQWNELCSKISLLFGSKSDQYDTAFTCLVFVSAGVAVIFSYIAVILAARSASANKALARKARNTLLLNMMQLCLSLSSTVYRPFRMALSRTVTMTIFSWVQNVFYVCFIILPRCLSSLIYGLRDQTIRPVLMYHLCCYQKLSQ; this is encoded by the coding sequence ATGTCGAATGTATCTCAGTCTTACACTAACATGTCTATTGAAGTGCAGTATCAGGAGCTACTGAGGGTAATTATTATTTCCACTCTGTCAACAGttccatcttttatttttctcttcattAATGGGACCATGTTGTTCACACTGAGGAGTAAACCTGTATTTCGTGACACTCCCCGTTACATTCTTCTGTATAACCTCCTTTTTGCAGACACTGTGCAGCTGGCACAGAGTCAGgttcttttcctgctctctatTTTTAGAGTAAAATTGCCATATCCTGTATGTGGATTTCTCAGCTTGTTGGCCAATCTTACCACTGGGATCTCCCCTCTCACCCTTTCGGTGATGCCTCTGGAGAGATATGTAGCTGTGTGCTACCCACTGAGGTATCCTACCATCATCACCATCAGAAACACAGGGGCTGCTATCATTGTAATCTGGATCATCAGCTCACTAAATGATCTCACCAGACTCatctttttctttccatttgAAATATTGAAACACCTGCAGTGGAACGAGCTTTGTTCTAAAATATCACTATTGTTTGGGTCCAAGTCTGATCAATATGATACAGCTTTCACATGTTTAGTGTTTGTATCAGCTGGTGTGGCAGTCATTTTTTCCTACATTGCTGTGATATTAGCAGCCAGGTCAGCCTCTGCAAACAAAGCTTTAGCCCGTAAAGCTCGAAACACTCTGCTGCTTAATATGATGCAGCTGTGCCTGAGTCTCTCCTCAACTGTTTACCGCCCTTTCCGCATGGCTCTTTCAAGAACTGTAAcaatgacaatattttcatgggtTCAGAATGTATTTTATGTGTGCTTTATTATCTTACCCAGATGCCTGAGTTCTCTCATCTATGGGCTAAGAGATCAGACCATCAGACCTGTCCTCATGTACCACCTATGCTGTTATCAGAAACTAAGTCAGTAG